A window from Candidatus Epulonipiscium sp. encodes these proteins:
- a CDS encoding carbohydrate ABC transporter permease, whose translation MNKLKIKIKTFIEKNKKSNGYHLKKTMGSGIYRFLRAILLFGLCFLIIQPLLNKISVSFMAEKDLYDATVISIPRNFTLDNYKLTSSLINYPKALFTSAWVAFIVSLLQIASCTLVGYGFARFKFPFKNFWFACVILVIVIPPQTIMTSLYLHFKFFDIFGLFKLFTGNSINLINTMFPYLMMVLGCMGLKSGLYIFMIRQFFRGVPKDIEEAAYIDGCGKFKTFYAIMLPDAKPIITSCFLFAYVWQWTDSFYSNMFLRHLTLLPGGLRSISERLSDWVVSTMGTGYLPSIGYTQAMISTGILMTIVPLFIIYLIAQKGFVESISQSGIKM comes from the coding sequence ATGAATAAACTAAAAATAAAAATTAAAACTTTCATAGAAAAAAATAAAAAATCCAATGGATATCATCTAAAAAAGACTATGGGCAGTGGTATATATAGGTTTCTAAGAGCCATTTTGCTATTTGGCTTATGCTTTCTTATCATACAGCCTTTGTTAAATAAAATATCCGTAAGTTTTATGGCAGAAAAGGATTTATACGATGCAACGGTTATCAGCATTCCGCGGAATTTTACCCTTGATAACTATAAATTAACCAGCAGTCTAATCAACTATCCAAAGGCTTTATTTACTTCTGCTTGGGTAGCATTTATTGTAAGTTTACTTCAGATTGCATCCTGCACCCTAGTTGGATATGGATTTGCCAGATTTAAATTCCCCTTTAAGAACTTCTGGTTTGCCTGTGTTATTTTAGTAATAGTTATTCCCCCGCAGACCATCATGACATCACTATATTTGCATTTTAAGTTTTTCGATATTTTTGGGCTTTTTAAACTATTTACAGGAAACTCAATAAATCTCATTAACACAATGTTTCCGTACCTTATGATGGTCTTAGGCTGCATGGGATTAAAAAGCGGACTATATATATTTATGATTCGTCAATTCTTTAGGGGAGTTCCAAAGGATATAGAGGAAGCCGCTTATATCGACGGCTGTGGAAAATTCAAAACCTTCTATGCCATCATGCTTCCAGATGCTAAACCTATTATTACTTCATGTTTCTTATTTGCATATGTATGGCAGTGGACAGATTCTTTCTACTCGAATATGTTCCTGAGACATTTAACTCTTTTACCCGGAGGATTGCGTTCTATTTCAGAAAGATTAAGTGACTGGGTGGTATCGACCATGGGAACCGGGTATCTTCCTTCCATAGGATACACCCAAGCCATGATATCTACAGGGATTTTGATGACGATAGTGCCTTTATTTATCATATATCTCATTGCACAAAAAGGTTTTGTAGAAAGCATTAGTCAATCAGGAATCAAAATGTAA
- a CDS encoding extracellular solute-binding protein codes for MPAKRKKHIGLSISITGAILFIALYFIYQNIGSGMKEDNLKNTYTLAAEAKEDIGRNNTYGVYLKKFDTAKSPKDEIEINLFEYTDSKEVEIKENFSGEEKVLLSKEEGFVEWNVEVKEAGLYSIYIEYFPVKSKGIDIERIVYINGEVPFLGADTITLSRVWTDKGEAKVDNRGNEIKPSQIEAPRWEADYFKDYMGYYVEPYQFYFNKGMNSIKLEVASEPMAIRKIVLKNTGELKSYKDYIASFNVDSYKNSDKDYMYKVQGEDATFRSAPTLYAIYDRSSSNTEPYSAAKIKLNMAGGEQWKVPGQWMEWEIEVPEDGMYALSIKGRQNYNRGFVSNRKVLIDGKVPFKEISTVPFKYSNEWNLVTLGEEEPYSFPLTKGKHIVRMEITLGELGEYLNTLEESVFRLNEMYRKILILTGTQPDRYRDYQIEKVYPEIISAMERESEILLDLVEQLVSYSGQKGSQVAAAQTVANQLIKFADKPEKIPPAMENFKTNIGSLGTSILTMTESPLDIDYLIVSAIDAEIPVVKENFIDKVVHETRSFFASFFEDYDSIGNVYEDEENTVEVWVLSGRDQSQIIKNMIDDTFTPETGIGVNVKLISQEVLLPSVVAGTGPDVAINVPQTEPVNFALRNAAEDLSKYEGFDEISKNFYDSALLPYRYNGGIYAIPETQNYQVMFYRKDIMEELGLEIPQTWEEVIKILPTIQKNNMNFGIPTTEKRVGNANTVDISAFLVQLYQRRGTLYSEDASKSIIDAEVGVEAFEFWTKLFTHYKLPLTYDFVNRFRTGEMPLGIADYNTFNTLSVFAPEIRGLWSFSPLPGVTDENGRINRASSSWGVNALMLSDTKNKDASWEFLKWWADTDTQVRFGREMESIMGASARYATANTKAFEQLAWSNANNKTLKEQWEWVECAPEVPGGYYTSRHIVNAYRKVVYNNEDPRETLLDYTRTINDELEKKRKEFGLTTGD; via the coding sequence ATGCCGGCAAAAAGAAAGAAGCATATAGGACTAAGTATATCTATAACAGGTGCCATACTATTTATTGCCCTGTATTTCATTTACCAGAATATTGGAAGTGGAATGAAAGAGGATAATCTAAAAAATACTTATACTTTAGCAGCAGAGGCAAAAGAAGATATAGGAAGAAACAATACCTATGGTGTTTATCTTAAAAAATTTGATACGGCAAAATCTCCCAAGGATGAAATAGAAATAAACCTCTTTGAGTATACGGATTCTAAAGAGGTAGAAATAAAGGAAAATTTCTCTGGGGAGGAGAAGGTGCTCCTGTCAAAGGAAGAAGGCTTTGTAGAATGGAATGTGGAGGTAAAGGAAGCCGGCCTATACAGCATTTATATCGAATATTTCCCCGTAAAATCTAAGGGAATAGATATAGAAAGGATTGTATACATCAATGGAGAAGTTCCTTTCCTTGGGGCCGATACCATAACCCTTAGCCGAGTTTGGACAGATAAAGGAGAAGCAAAGGTAGACAATAGAGGTAATGAAATAAAACCCAGTCAAATTGAAGCCCCCAGATGGGAAGCAGATTATTTCAAAGATTACATGGGGTATTATGTAGAACCTTATCAATTTTATTTTAATAAAGGTATGAACTCCATTAAATTAGAAGTTGCCAGTGAACCCATGGCCATAAGAAAAATAGTATTAAAAAATACTGGTGAATTAAAATCTTATAAGGATTACATTGCCTCTTTTAACGTAGATAGCTATAAAAACTCAGACAAAGACTATATGTATAAGGTGCAAGGGGAGGATGCTACATTCCGTTCAGCCCCCACCTTATATGCGATTTACGATAGGTCCTCATCTAATACGGAGCCCTATAGTGCAGCCAAAATAAAGCTTAATATGGCTGGTGGGGAGCAATGGAAGGTGCCTGGTCAGTGGATGGAATGGGAAATTGAAGTTCCTGAAGATGGGATGTATGCTCTATCCATTAAGGGAAGGCAGAATTATAATAGAGGATTTGTATCCAATAGAAAAGTTTTAATAGATGGAAAAGTGCCCTTTAAAGAAATATCTACAGTTCCTTTTAAGTACAGCAATGAATGGAACTTAGTTACCTTAGGAGAAGAAGAACCTTATTCCTTCCCCTTAACTAAGGGAAAACATATTGTGCGGATGGAAATCACCTTAGGAGAACTGGGGGAATATCTCAATACACTGGAAGAGAGTGTCTTTAGACTTAATGAAATGTATCGAAAAATATTAATATTAACAGGAACCCAGCCCGACAGATACAGGGATTATCAAATCGAAAAAGTATATCCAGAAATTATAAGTGCCATGGAAAGGGAAAGTGAGATTTTACTTGATCTGGTCGAGCAATTGGTATCCTATTCGGGACAAAAAGGTTCCCAAGTGGCAGCTGCCCAAACCGTTGCAAATCAACTAATTAAATTTGCAGATAAACCGGAAAAAATACCTCCTGCAATGGAAAATTTCAAAACCAATATAGGTTCCCTAGGAACATCTATATTAACCATGACAGAGTCACCCCTTGATATCGACTACCTAATCGTTAGTGCCATAGATGCAGAGATACCTGTGGTAAAGGAAAACTTTATAGATAAGGTGGTACACGAAACCCGTTCGTTTTTTGCTTCTTTCTTTGAAGATTATGATTCTATAGGTAATGTTTATGAAGATGAAGAAAACACCGTGGAGGTGTGGGTATTATCCGGTCGTGATCAATCCCAAATCATTAAAAATATGATAGACGATACATTTACTCCTGAAACTGGTATTGGAGTAAATGTGAAACTAATCAGCCAAGAGGTATTATTGCCTTCAGTTGTTGCCGGAACAGGACCGGACGTTGCCATAAATGTCCCACAGACAGAACCTGTAAATTTTGCATTAAGAAATGCAGCAGAAGATTTGTCAAAATATGAAGGATTTGATGAAATATCCAAAAACTTTTACGATAGTGCCCTTCTACCATATCGCTACAACGGTGGTATTTACGCCATACCAGAAACTCAAAACTATCAGGTTATGTTTTATCGTAAGGATATCATGGAAGAACTAGGACTTGAAATACCCCAGACTTGGGAAGAAGTTATTAAAATTCTTCCTACAATACAAAAAAATAATATGAATTTTGGTATTCCTACTACGGAAAAAAGGGTAGGTAATGCCAATACAGTGGATATATCAGCATTTTTAGTTCAATTGTATCAAAGAAGGGGAACTCTCTATTCTGAGGATGCTTCCAAATCGATAATAGATGCAGAAGTTGGAGTTGAAGCATTTGAATTTTGGACGAAACTATTTACCCATTATAAGCTTCCACTTACTTATGACTTTGTAAACCGTTTTAGAACCGGGGAAATGCCCCTTGGAATTGCAGATTACAATACATTCAACACCCTTTCGGTATTTGCCCCTGAAATCAGAGGATTATGGAGTTTTAGTCCTTTACCAGGAGTTACAGATGAAAATGGAAGGATTAATCGGGCTTCATCCAGCTGGGGAGTGAATGCATTGATGTTATCCGATACTAAGAACAAAGATGCTTCTTGGGAATTTTTAAAATGGTGGGCTGATACCGATACACAGGTAAGATTTGGTAGAGAAATGGAAAGTATAATGGGAGCATCTGCTAGATATGCTACGGCAAATACCAAAGCCTTTGAACAATTGGCTTGGAGCAATGCCAATAATAAAACCTTAAAAGAGCAGTGGGAATGGGTTGAATGTGCCCCTGAAGTGCCGGGGGGTTACTATACATCAAGACATATCGTAAACGCATATAGAAAAGTTGTTTACAATAACGAAGATCCAAGAGAAACCCTATTAGACTACACAAGAACGATTAATGATGAGCTGGAAAAAAAGAGAAAAGAATTCGGTCTTACAACAGGGGATTAA
- a CDS encoding YIP1 family protein, with protein sequence MRAMMEKTESLNQSKLQNLLKSLKFSLHVIVRPFDGFWDLIHEKRGSIGAANIIFIMVLITNVLKMQFTSFLFYRIQLEYVNMFKVLLGIIVPFGIWCVSNWSLTTLMDGKGSLKDIYMATAYAFTPYVLINLPMTVISNLITLEEGAFYQYFIAFAMLWCIFLILCAMMMIHDYSMGKAIFSSLLTIVGMGVIIFLTLLFFSLISDGIGYLISLYKEIVFRFY encoded by the coding sequence ATGAGAGCAATGATGGAAAAGACAGAATCTCTAAACCAAAGCAAACTCCAAAACTTATTAAAATCCTTAAAGTTTTCCTTACATGTTATAGTTAGACCTTTTGATGGGTTTTGGGACTTGATCCACGAAAAAAGAGGTTCAATAGGGGCAGCCAATATTATTTTTATAATGGTACTGATTACAAATGTCTTAAAAATGCAGTTTACCAGTTTTCTTTTTTATAGGATTCAACTGGAATATGTGAATATGTTTAAGGTGCTTTTGGGGATTATTGTCCCCTTTGGGATTTGGTGTGTTTCCAACTGGAGTTTAACTACCTTAATGGATGGAAAGGGTAGTTTAAAAGATATATATATGGCAACCGCTTACGCCTTTACCCCTTATGTTTTGATCAACCTTCCCATGACTGTGATAAGCAACCTAATCACCCTTGAAGAAGGGGCATTTTATCAGTACTTTATAGCATTTGCAATGTTATGGTGTATATTCCTTATCCTATGTGCCATGATGATGATCCATGATTATTCCATGGGAAAAGCCATATTTTCAAGCTTACTTACAATCGTTGGGATGGGAGTTATCATATTCTTAACATTACTCTTCTTTAGTCTGATAAGTGATGGAATCGGGTACCTTATCTCCTTGTATAAAGAAATCGTATTTAGGTTTTATTAA
- a CDS encoding carbohydrate ABC transporter permease, producing MKIFKKRKPNRSRGGDFSIYTMLILFGIFMALPLVYAINNAFKPLDEIFLFPPRFFVKNPSLDNFQDLFVIMGKSWVPFSRYIFNTMFITAVGTAGHLIFASMGAYVLAKYEFPGSKVFFNIVVTALMFSGYVTSIPNYLIMTKLGWVDTYLSVIIPAFASPMGLFLMKQFMEGIPDSLIEAAKIDGAKEGRIFFNIVMPMVKPAWLTLIIFSIQNLWNNKASNFIYSEELKTLPYALQQIINGGVARAGVGAAVSLFMMIVPIAVFILTQSNIIETMATSGIKD from the coding sequence ATGAAGATATTTAAAAAAAGAAAACCAAATAGATCCCGAGGTGGAGACTTTAGCATATACACCATGCTAATACTCTTTGGTATATTTATGGCTCTCCCCTTGGTTTACGCTATCAATAATGCATTTAAACCTTTAGATGAAATCTTTCTTTTCCCCCCTAGGTTTTTTGTTAAAAATCCTTCCCTAGATAATTTTCAAGATTTATTTGTAATCATGGGTAAATCATGGGTTCCTTTTTCAAGATACATTTTCAACACCATGTTTATTACGGCAGTGGGTACTGCAGGTCATTTGATTTTTGCTTCGATGGGAGCATATGTACTAGCCAAATATGAATTTCCAGGAAGTAAAGTGTTTTTTAATATTGTCGTTACAGCCCTTATGTTTTCAGGGTATGTTACATCCATACCCAATTATCTTATTATGACAAAATTGGGATGGGTAGATACTTATCTTTCCGTAATTATTCCTGCATTTGCTTCACCTATGGGATTATTTTTAATGAAGCAATTTATGGAAGGGATACCGGATTCCCTTATAGAGGCTGCTAAAATTGATGGGGCAAAAGAAGGAAGAATATTTTTTAATATTGTTATGCCTATGGTAAAACCTGCATGGTTGACTTTGATTATTTTTTCAATCCAGAACTTATGGAACAATAAAGCATCAAATTTTATCTATTCAGAAGAACTTAAAACATTGCCCTATGCCTTACAACAGATTATCAACGGTGGGGTAGCAAGGGCTGGAGTAGGGGCTGCAGTATCTTTATTTATGATGATTGTGCCCATTGCAGTGTTTATCCTAACACAAAGTAATATCATAGAAACCATGGCTACTTCTGGGATAAAGGATTGA
- a CDS encoding sugar ABC transporter permease — translation MKFKKRTLAQKDAMAGYLFILPFIIGFLAFMVLPLIESFKMSFSNVTFPTGGFEMKFIGLKNYIKVFTVDPEYNRLLSEEIIKMVLDVPITIIFSFFIALILNQRFKGRGLVRAIFFLPVILSSGVMVGLEYNNTLLQGMKEVIEKSSNINSITSTLEEILLSGSSMGTGFMKYIFDAVNHVYDIAIASGIQIIIFLSGLQTISNSLFEVAKIEGATAWETFWKVTVPMISSLILVNVIYTIIDFFIRSDNKVMEKISDTMIAKLDYGFSSAMAWIYFIVVMIIIAIVSAIISKRVYYYE, via the coding sequence ATGAAATTTAAAAAAAGAACCTTAGCACAAAAAGATGCTATGGCGGGATATTTATTCATTCTACCATTTATAATCGGTTTTCTAGCCTTTATGGTTTTACCCCTTATAGAGTCATTTAAGATGAGCTTTTCTAATGTGACCTTCCCTACCGGGGGCTTTGAGATGAAATTTATCGGGCTCAAAAACTATATTAAGGTTTTTACAGTGGACCCTGAATACAATAGGCTTTTATCTGAAGAAATTATAAAAATGGTGCTAGATGTCCCTATTACAATAATATTTAGTTTCTTTATTGCATTGATATTAAATCAAAGATTTAAGGGAAGAGGTTTGGTAAGGGCTATCTTCTTCCTACCGGTTATATTGTCCTCTGGGGTGATGGTAGGTTTAGAGTACAATAATACCTTATTGCAGGGCATGAAAGAAGTTATAGAAAAATCTTCTAATATCAATAGTATCACATCCACCTTAGAGGAAATATTACTATCTGGAAGTAGCATGGGTACTGGATTTATGAAATATATCTTTGATGCCGTAAATCATGTTTATGATATTGCCATAGCTTCTGGGATACAAATTATTATTTTTTTATCAGGGCTTCAAACAATATCTAACAGTTTGTTTGAAGTGGCAAAAATAGAAGGGGCCACTGCCTGGGAAACATTTTGGAAGGTTACCGTGCCCATGATTAGTTCACTTATATTAGTTAATGTGATTTATACCATCATCGATTTCTTTATCCGATCTGATAATAAGGTTATGGAAAAAATCAGCGATACAATGATTGCAAAATTAGATTATGGTTTTAGCTCGGCCATGGCGTGGATATATTTTATAGTAGTAATGATAATCATCGCTATTGTGTCAGCTATAATCTCAAAGAGGGTATATTACTATGAATAA
- a CDS encoding extracellular solute-binding protein gives MKVLKKAAALLLTLSVIVTAAGCGQKPDENPTEPTTKVEDEIPNEKQEAEEDVRDLGGREIIIGNWWEPENPAEPQNQYEEDQLAYREEIQKKYNFKIKTVNIGGWGEIQELFMTSVMAGDPAADVFVLDTSFVAQPLAAGLFYPVSDLGEFDFTNDKWNKQVVDSMTYNGKVYGFSPSKRLEPRTGVFFNKRLFEEAGLSPELPYELQKNGEWTWDKFKELSKTLTRDKDNDGVMDTYALASFSKDFFTAVAFANDAKYIGKDDSGLFYNATGEPNFLEAMQWARSLYDEGYTMPQPEDSEWNWFEAAFHDGQVAMRVAEEYVKGSLGDMEDDWGFVLFPAGPKGKMTTVFRENILVIPSSAKNPEEIAFAFNLWNEPIPGYDDSEDWKNSFYPAYRDERAVDETLSMMHDGYGILRLDPYVYGLETGDICYGLDAGTKTPAEAIEGVKQTWQALIDDANGTFK, from the coding sequence ATGAAAGTATTAAAAAAAGCAGCAGCATTGTTATTGACTTTATCAGTAATAGTAACAGCAGCAGGTTGCGGACAAAAGCCAGATGAAAATCCAACCGAGCCTACAACAAAAGTAGAGGATGAAATACCTAATGAAAAACAAGAAGCTGAGGAAGATGTAAGAGATTTGGGTGGAAGAGAAATTATAATTGGTAACTGGTGGGAACCAGAAAACCCCGCAGAACCTCAAAACCAATATGAAGAAGACCAGTTGGCATACCGTGAGGAAATCCAAAAGAAATATAATTTTAAAATCAAAACAGTAAACATCGGTGGTTGGGGAGAAATCCAAGAATTGTTTATGACATCAGTTATGGCTGGAGACCCAGCGGCAGATGTATTTGTTCTTGATACAAGTTTTGTGGCACAACCACTTGCAGCAGGTTTATTTTATCCTGTTAGTGATTTAGGGGAATTTGATTTTACAAACGACAAATGGAATAAACAAGTTGTTGACTCCATGACTTACAATGGTAAAGTTTATGGATTCAGCCCATCAAAGCGTCTTGAGCCAAGAACAGGGGTATTCTTTAATAAGAGATTATTTGAGGAAGCCGGTTTAAGCCCAGAATTGCCATATGAACTACAAAAAAATGGTGAATGGACTTGGGATAAATTTAAAGAACTTTCTAAAACCTTAACAAGGGATAAAGATAACGATGGGGTTATGGATACCTATGCACTAGCAAGTTTCTCCAAGGATTTCTTTACTGCAGTAGCATTTGCTAACGATGCAAAATATATTGGAAAAGATGACAGCGGGCTATTTTACAATGCAACAGGAGAGCCAAATTTCTTAGAAGCTATGCAATGGGCAAGAAGTCTATACGATGAAGGTTATACAATGCCTCAACCTGAAGACAGCGAATGGAACTGGTTTGAAGCTGCATTCCATGATGGTCAAGTGGCAATGCGTGTAGCAGAAGAATATGTAAAGGGTAGCTTAGGAGATATGGAAGATGATTGGGGCTTTGTTTTATTCCCAGCAGGACCAAAAGGAAAGATGACAACTGTATTTAGAGAAAATATCCTTGTTATTCCTTCTTCTGCAAAAAATCCTGAAGAAATAGCATTTGCATTCAATCTTTGGAATGAACCTATTCCTGGATACGATGATAGCGAAGACTGGAAAAACAGCTTCTACCCTGCATATAGAGATGAAAGAGCAGTTGATGAAACCCTTAGTATGATGCACGATGGATATGGAATCCTAAGATTAGACCCTTATGTATACGGATTAGAAACTGGAGATATCTGTTATGGTCTTGATGCAGGAACTAAGACTCCAGCAGAAGCTATCGAAGGAGTTAAACAAACTTGGCAGGCATTAATCGATGATGCCAATGGTACTTTTAAATAA
- a CDS encoding sugar ABC transporter permease, giving the protein MNTEFERNKSFVGLKIEEWKQKKKKDLGIIWKKMKLSKTYYLFLAPYAILFSIFYILPVIVSIFFSFTYYNVLEPPRFIGLQNYINLILADDVFLIAVKNTFLLAAITGPIGYLASFIFAWFINELPRYIRSFAVLIFYAPTISGQVYLIWAIMFSGDAYGYVNAFLMRLGIVHEPILWLTDPKYMMPVIILVVLWMSLGTGFLSFVAGLQGVDNALFEAGYVDGIRNRWQELWYITLPSMRPQLLFGAVMAITQSFGVADVTMALAGFPSTDYAARTVVTHLIDYGSIRFEMGYASAIATVLFLSMIFTNKVVHSLIKKVGT; this is encoded by the coding sequence ATGAATACAGAATTTGAAAGGAATAAAAGTTTTGTGGGTCTAAAAATAGAAGAGTGGAAACAAAAAAAGAAAAAAGATTTGGGTATCATTTGGAAAAAGATGAAGCTGTCAAAAACATACTATTTATTTTTGGCCCCCTATGCCATATTGTTTAGCATATTCTACATTTTACCAGTTATCGTATCCATATTTTTTAGCTTCACCTATTACAACGTACTAGAGCCCCCTAGATTTATCGGCTTACAAAATTATATTAATCTTATTTTGGCAGATGATGTGTTCCTAATAGCAGTCAAAAACACATTTTTGCTGGCCGCTATTACGGGGCCTATCGGATACCTGGCTTCATTTATATTTGCATGGTTTATCAATGAACTGCCAAGATACATTCGATCCTTTGCAGTACTAATATTCTATGCCCCAACCATTTCCGGGCAGGTATATCTTATCTGGGCAATCATGTTCAGTGGAGATGCCTATGGATATGTCAATGCATTCTTAATGAGGCTAGGAATTGTCCATGAGCCCATACTTTGGCTTACCGACCCTAAGTATATGATGCCTGTTATCATATTGGTCGTTCTATGGATGAGTTTGGGAACAGGGTTTTTATCCTTTGTCGCAGGACTCCAGGGGGTCGATAATGCCCTTTTTGAAGCCGGCTATGTGGATGGCATTCGAAATAGATGGCAGGAACTTTGGTACATTACATTGCCAAGTATGAGACCTCAGCTTTTATTCGGAGCAGTTATGGCAATTACCCAATCCTTTGGGGTAGCAGATGTAACCATGGCCCTAGCTGGATTTCCCAGTACGGATTATGCCGCTAGAACAGTGGTAACCCACCTAATAGATTATGGTTCTATTAGATTTGAGATGGGATATGCATCAGCAATAGCAACGGTATTGTTCTTATCAATGATATTCACAAATAAAGTGGTTCACTCACTTATTAAAAAAGTCGGAACCTGA
- a CDS encoding tetratricopeptide repeat protein produces the protein MKRKNIWTLFFILVITFIFPASASAAKNFYTYTYDYWGDERESPDAYVPGIVLMGQDLGTINLREPQGMFVKENKVYIADSGNNRIIIAEKTNQGFQLYGIIESFVLEGEKSTLSYPQDVFVKENGDIYICDTNNQRVLHLDKNLNFIKQIAKPKDETIEGTSEFLVQKLVVDDANRVYVLVKNVNKGLMEFDSEGTFTGYIGANKVIANITDYIWKSISTKAQRAQMELFVPTEYNNVALDKEGFIYTTTSTLDNKDIYTGTATPIRKLNSMGTDILIRNGFHPPIGDIYWGKAGGINGPSRLIDIVPLENDSYSAIDRVRGRIFTYDSQGNLLYAFGGLGNKTGYFQYPSAIEAMGDSLLVLDYRSGTIQELLITEYGKLINQGLALYQKGRYEESAEKWEEVLKLNGNYDLAYVGIGRSLLRQGEYKKAMEYFKLKMDFKNYSKAYKFYRKQWIEENIAWIILGLVLLYILPKIKRLIVKIIMLRKTEVER, from the coding sequence ATGAAGAGAAAAAACATATGGACTCTGTTCTTTATACTGGTAATTACTTTTATTTTTCCAGCGTCGGCATCTGCTGCCAAGAACTTTTATACCTATACCTATGATTATTGGGGGGATGAAAGGGAATCCCCGGATGCATATGTACCAGGAATTGTGCTAATGGGGCAGGACTTAGGTACCATAAATCTTAGAGAGCCCCAAGGAATGTTCGTCAAGGAAAATAAGGTTTATATAGCGGACTCCGGTAATAACAGAATCATAATAGCCGAAAAAACTAATCAAGGTTTTCAGCTGTACGGGATTATTGAATCCTTTGTATTAGAAGGGGAAAAAAGCACCTTATCCTATCCCCAAGATGTATTTGTAAAGGAAAATGGAGATATTTATATTTGTGATACCAATAATCAAAGGGTTTTACATTTGGACAAAAACTTAAACTTTATTAAGCAGATTGCAAAGCCTAAAGATGAAACCATAGAAGGAACATCGGAGTTTTTGGTACAAAAATTAGTAGTCGATGATGCAAATAGAGTTTATGTGCTGGTGAAGAATGTGAACAAAGGATTGATGGAATTTGATTCGGAAGGCACCTTTACAGGATATATAGGAGCAAACAAAGTAATCGCAAATATTACAGACTATATTTGGAAGAGTATTTCAACAAAGGCTCAAAGGGCACAAATGGAGCTGTTTGTTCCGACAGAATATAATAATGTAGCCTTAGATAAAGAAGGTTTTATTTATACCACAACTAGTACCCTTGATAATAAGGATATCTATACTGGGACAGCAACTCCTATCAGAAAGCTTAACTCCATGGGGACGGATATTTTGATTAGAAATGGTTTTCATCCCCCTATAGGGGATATCTACTGGGGAAAAGCAGGAGGAATTAATGGGCCATCAAGACTTATAGATATTGTTCCCTTGGAAAACGATTCTTATAGTGCCATAGATAGGGTAAGAGGTAGGATTTTTACCTATGATTCCCAAGGAAACCTTTTGTATGCCTTTGGAGGTTTGGGAAATAAAACAGGATATTTTCAATATCCTTCTGCCATAGAAGCCATGGGAGATTCCTTATTAGTTCTAGACTATAGATCGGGTACTATACAAGAATTACTCATTACTGAGTATGGAAAGTTAATCAATCAAGGTTTAGCACTATATCAAAAAGGAAGATATGAGGAATCGGCAGAAAAGTGGGAAGAAGTGCTAAAACTAAACGGCAATTATGATTTAGCATATGTGGGAATCGGCCGTTCCCTGCTACGCCAAGGGGAATATAAAAAGGCGATGGAATACTTTAAGCTGAAAATGGATTTTAAAAATTATTCGAAGGCCTATAAGTTTTATCGTAAGCAATGGATAGAAGAAAATATCGCCTGGATTATCTTAGGGTTAGTTTTATTATATATACTCCCTAAAATCAAAAGATTAATCGTGAAAATCATTATGCTAAGGAAAACGGAGGTAGAGCGATGA